From one Trifolium pratense cultivar HEN17-A07 linkage group LG1, ARS_RC_1.1, whole genome shotgun sequence genomic stretch:
- the LOC123920046 gene encoding protein TRANSPORT INHIBITOR RESPONSE 1-like — translation MQRVAYSFPEEVLEHVFSFIESTTDRGSISLVCKSWYEIERWCRKRIFVGNCYAVSPAMVIKRFPKLRSITLKGKPHFADFNLVPEGWGGYVCPWIKAMAVAYPCLEEIKLKRMIISDDCLDLIAKSFKNFTVLVLTSCEGFTTDGLAAIAANCRNLRELDLRESEVEDICGHWLSHFPDSYTSLVSLNISCLANEVNFPALERLVSRCPNLQTLRLNRAAPLDKLANLLRGAPQLVELGTGAYTSEMRPDVFSNLTTAFSGCKQMKSLSGFWDVLPSYLPAAYPVCSRLTSLNLSYATIQSPDLIKLVGQCQSLQRLWVLDYIEDAGLDMLAATCKDLRELRVFPSDPFGLELNVALTEQGLVSVSEGCPKLHSVLYFCRQMTNAALNIIARNRPNMTRFRLCIIEPRTPDYLTLQPLDAGFGAIVEHCKGLQRLSLSGLLTDRVFEYIGTHAKKLEMLSVAFAGDSDLGLHHVLSGCDNLRKLEIRDCPFGDKALLANAAKLETMRSLWMSSCSVSFGACKLLGQKLPRLNVEVIDERGPPDSRPDSSPVEKLYIYRTISGPRLDMPGYVWTMEDDSCIS, via the exons ATGCAACGAGTAGCGTACTCTTTCCCCGAAGAAGTTCTCGAGCATGTGTTCTCATTCATTGAATCAACAACTGACAGAGGCTCGATCTCGTTGGTATGTAAATCATGGTACGAGATCGAGCGGTGGTGTAGAAAGAGAATCTTCGTCGGAAACTGTTATGCGGTGAGTCCGGCGATGGTGATAAAACGGTTTCCGAAACTGAGATCTATAACACTGAAAGGGAAACCACACTTTGCTGACTTCAATTTAGTACCTGAAGGTTGGGGTGGTTATGTTTGTCCTTGGATCAAAGCTATGGCTGTTGCTTATCCTTGTTTGGAAGAGATTAAGCTTAAGAGAATGATAATTAGTGATGATTGTTTGGATCTTATTGCTAAATCTTTTAAGAATTTCACTGTTTTGGTTCTTACTTCTTGTGAAGGTTTCACTACTGATGGACTTGCTGCCATTGCTGCCAATTGCAG GAATTTGAGGGAGTTGGACTTGCGGGAGAGTGAAGTGGAGGACATTTGTGGTCATTGGCTAAGTCATTTTCCTGATTCATACACATCATTGGTTTCTCTAAACATCTCTTGTTTAGCAAATGAGGTGAATTTTCCTGCACTAGAGCGCCTGGTTAGTAGGTGTCCTAACTTGCAGACTCTCCGCCTCAATCGTGCTGCGCCCCTTGATAAGCTTGCCAATCTTCTTCGTGGGGCTCCTCAGCTGGTTGAGTTAGGTACTGGAGCCTACACGAGCGAGATGCGGCCAGATGTCTTTTCAAACCTGACAACAGCATTTTCTGGGTGCAAGCAAATGAAGAGCTTGTCCGGCTTTTGGGATGTGCTCCCATCCTACCTTCCTGCAGCATATCCAGTATGCTCTAGACTCACTTCACTAAACTTGAGTTATGCTACAATCCAAAGCCCGGATCTTATCAAGCTTGTTGGTCAATGCCAGAGTTTGCAGCGCTTATGG GTGCTGGATTACATAGAAGATGCTGGCCTTGACATGCTTGCTGCAACGTGTAAGGACCTGAGGGAGTTGAGAGTGTTTCCTTCGGACCCATTTGGGTTGGAACTAAATGTAGCACTGACTGAGCAGGGCCTTGTTTCTGTGTCTGAAGGTTGTCCCAAGCTCCATTCAGTTCTATATTTTTGTCGTCAAATGACCAATGCGGCACTAAATATAATTGCTCGGAACAGGCCTAATATGACTCGTTTTAGACTCTGTATTATTGAGCCTCGAACTCCTGACTATCTTACCCTTCAACCTTTGGATGCTGGTTTTGGAGCTATTGTCGAGCATTGTAAGGGCCTTCAGCGCCTTTCCCTTTCAGGGCTTCTTACTGACCGTGTTTTTGAGTATATTGGGACTCATGCTAAGAAGCTTGAGATGCTTTCTGTGGCTTTTGCTGGAGATAGTGATCTGGGACTCCATCATGTGCTGTCTGGGTGTGACAACCTTAGGAAGCTGGAGATCAGGGACTGCCCCTTTGGTGACAAAGCTCTTTTAGCCAACGCTGCAAAGTTGGAGACAATGCGATCCCTTTGGATGTCCTCTTGCTCAGTGAGTTTTGGAGCATGTAAACTGTTGGGACAGAAGTTGCCCAGGCTCAATGTTGAAGTCATTGATGAAAGAGGACCTCCAGATTCAAGGCCAGATAGCAGTCCTGTTGAGAAGCTATACATATACAGGACCATTTCTGGGCCTAGATTGGACATGCCTGGTTATGTATGGACAATGGAAGATGATTCTTGCATATCTTGA
- the LOC123920102 gene encoding probable LRR receptor-like serine/threonine-protein kinase At3g47570, which yields MIPVFWSIRRLVLFLVFTSNFLNKSASALGNETDHSALLEFKKSVTSDPFGVLNSWNSSSHFCKWHGVTCGQSHQRVTEIELEGYQLQGSISPHVGNLSFLRILYLDDNRFHANIPRELGRLFRLQNISLENNTLQGQFPISLTNCSQLRKLRLYGNHFIGQIPMEIHSLAKLEYLNVGENNLTGRIPPSMWNLSSITVLSFAFNYLEGNIPEEIGLLKHLTRMSVTQTGLSGTLPLSLYNLSSLTHLYTAVNQFNGSLPTNIFTTLPNLRKFLFGSNHLTGKIPASLSNASRMQLFDIGLNNFVGQIPNLGKLQDLSIFAVDANHLGSNSSSGGDDWEFIKSLVNCSKLDIVFVQHNNFGGPLPKFIGNLSTHLSQLGMASNLISGKIPTELGNLVNLIYLSIQDNLLTDVIPESFSKFQKMQELYLKINKLSGEIPAAILGNLSQLSLLDLSDNLLVGKIPSTIGNCKMLQGVDFSMNNLSGAIPTELLGLSSLSILLNLSHNSLSGNLPPEVGLLRNIGMLDISENHLSGGIPAIIGDCLSLEYLFLEANSLDGNIPSSLSSLKGLLQLDLSRNNLSGSIPQELQNISALEWFNASFNKLEGEVPLHGIFQNASRVSLTGNDRLCGGVAKLNLRLCPPKDVKKRKHHTHRKLIIIIFSIAFLLLLSFVLTFIIYKLMRKRQRKASTDSTIEQLPKVSYQELHHATDGFSVQNLIGTGGVGFVYKGRLNSEERIVAIKVLNLQKKGAHKSFIAECNAFRNIRHRNLVKIITCCSSVDHKGNDFKAIVYEFMTNGSLEEWLHQNAELQRTLPLEERLEIVFGIASALHYLHHDCEKPIVHCDLKPSNVLLDDDMVAHVSDFGIARLVSTIDGNSNNQTSSMGIKGTIGYTPPEYGMDSQLSTEGDMYSFGILLLEMLTGRRPIDEMFKDGYNLHNYVKIAFPNNILEIVDATLLSMENDHVAVTTEVAIHLHPNVERCLSSLFKIGLSCSVESPRERINIKEVITELNIILKALADPRG from the exons ATGATTCCTGTCTTTTGGTCCATACGCCGCCTTGTCTTGTTTCTTGTCTTTACTTCAAATTTCCTAAACAAATCAGCCTCTGCCTTAGGAAATGAGACTGACCATTCTGCATTACTCGAATTCAAAAAATCAGTAACGAGTGACCCTTTTGGAGTATTAAACTCTTGGAATAGTTCTAGCCACTTTTGCAAGTGGCATGGAGTAACTTGCGGTCAAAGCCATCAAAGAGTCACAGAGATAGAGTTGGAAGGATACCAACTACAAGGTTCTATATCACCTCACGTtggtaatctttcctttttgagaATCCTCTACCTTGATGATAATCGCTTCCATGCCAATATCCCACGAGAATTAGGCCGTTTATTTCGACTGCAGAACATCTCTTTGGAAAATAACACTTTACAAGGTCAATTTCCAATCAGTCTGACAAATTGCTCTCAACTGAGGAAGCTCAGATTATACGGGAATCATTTTATTGGCCAAATACCAATGGAGATTCACTCCCTTGCCAAACTTGAATATTTGAATGTTGGAGAAAACAATCTAACTGGAAGAATTCCACCTTCTATGTGGAATCTTTCTTCCATCACTGTTCTCTCTTTTGCTTTTAACTACTTGGAGGGAAACATACCAGAAGAAATAGGCCTTTTAAAACACTTGACAAGGATGTCAGTGACACAAACCGGATTGTCTGGTACGCTTCCCTTATCACTTTACAATTTGTCATCTCTAACTCACCTCTACACAGCAGTCAATCAATTCAACGGTTCTCTTCCAACCAACATATTCACAACCCTCCCAAATCTTAGGAAATTTCTGTTTGGCTCTAATCACTTAACAGGTAAAATCCCAGCATCCCTCAGTAATGCATCTCGGATGCAATTGTTTGATATTGGTCTAAACAATTTTGTTGGACAAATTCCAAATCTTGGAAAACTACAAGATCTTTCCATTTTTGCCGTAGATGCAAATCATCTTGGCAGCAATTCATCATCCGGTGGTGATGACTGGGAGTTTATAAAATCTTTGGTAAACTGTAGTAAACTTGATATAGTATTTGTTCAGCATAATAACTTTGGAGGTCCGTTGCCCAAATTTATTGGAAATTTGTCCACCCATCTCTCACAACTTGGTATGGCTAGTAATCTGATATCTGGAAAAATCCCAACAGAACTGGGAAATCTTGTAAACTTGATTTACTTGTCCATACAGGACAACCTCTTAACTGATGTTATTCCAGAGAGTTTTTCTAAGTTTCAAAAAATGCAAgaattgtatttaaaaataaacaaactttCAGGTGAAATTCCGGCAGCTATTTTAGGAAATCTCAGTCAATTGTCTCTGTTGGATTTATCAGACAATTTGTTGGTTGGAAAGATTCCTTCAACTATTGGAAATTGCAAAATGTTGCAAGGAGTAGACTTCTCAATGAACAACCTTAGTGGAGCTATACCAACAGAACTTCTTGGCCTTTCCTCATTATCAATACTACTCAACCTATCACACAACTCATTAAGTGGTAATTTGCCTCCTGAGGTGGGCTTGCTTCGAAACATTGGAATGCTTGATATCTCAGAAAATCATCTCTCTGGTGGCATTCCTGCAATAATTGGAGATTGCTTAAGCTTGGAATACCTTTTTTTAGAGGCTAATTCTTTAGATGGAAAcataccatcttctttatcttcACTAAAAGGTCTTCTACAACTTGACCTATCGAGGAACAACTTGTCTGGTTCAATTCCACAAGAATTACAAAATATTTCTGCATTAGAATGGTTCAATGCTTCTTTTAACAAGTTGGAGGGTGAGGTTCCCTTGCATGGCATTTTCCAGAATGCTAGTAGAGTTTCACTGACCGGAAATGACAGGCTTTGTGGCGGAGTAGCAAAACTGAATCTGCGACTTTGCCCGCCAAAAGATGTGAAAAAGAGAAAACACCATACCCACCGCAAGTTGATCATAATCATCTTCTCAATTGCATTTCTTCTTCTACTGTCATTTGTCCTTACTTTCATCATCTATAAGCTAATGAGGAAAAGGCAGAGAAAAGCATCCACTGATTCAACAATTGAGCAACTTCCAAAGGTATCATACCAAGAACTACACCATGCCACTGATGGATTCTCGGTTCAGAACTTGATAGGAACCGGAGGTGTAGGTTTTGTGTACAAAGGAAGACTTAATTCAGAAGAAAGAATTGTTGCAATAAAGGTTCTAAACCTTCAGAAGAAAGGAGCTCATAAAAGTTTCATTGCCGAATGTAATGCTTTTAGAAATATCAGGCATAGAAATCTAGTCAAGATTATCACATGTTGCTCGAGTGTGGATCACAAAGGTAATGACTTTAAAGCAATAGTTTATGAATTCATGACAAATGGAAGCTTAGAGGAATGGTTGCATCAAAATGCAGAACTACAAAGAACACTGCCATTGGAAGAAAGATTAGAAATTGTTTTTGGAATTGCTTCTGCATTACACTATCTTCACCATGACTGTGAGAAGCCTATTGTTCATTGTGATTTAAAACCAAGCAATGTCCTTCTTGATGATGACATGGTTGCTCATGTGAGTGATTTTGGCATAGCTAGACTTGTTTCAACAATTGATGGTAACTCCAATAACCAAACCAGCTCGATGGGGATAAAAGGGACTATAGGTTATACTCCTCcag AGTATGGAATGGATTCTCAACTTTCAACAGAAGGCGACATGTATAGCTTTGGGATTCTTCTTTTGGAGATGTTAACCGGGAGAAGACCAATTGATGAAATGTTTAAAGATGGGTACAACCTCCATAACTATGTAAAAATTGCATTTCCAAATAACATTTTGGAGATTGTCGATGCCACTCTACTCTCAATGGAAAATGACCATGTTGCAGTAACAACCGAGGTTGCAATTCATTTGCATCCTAATGTTGAAAGGTGTTTATCTTCTTTATTTAAGATTGGATTATCTTGTTCAGTGGAGTCTCCAAGAGAACGAATCAATATCAAGGAAGTCATCACAGAACTCAATATAATTTTGAAAGCTTTGGCTGATCCAAGGGGTTAA